The following proteins are co-located in the Hypomesus transpacificus isolate Combined female chromosome 23, fHypTra1, whole genome shotgun sequence genome:
- the LOC124485000 gene encoding collagen alpha-3(VI) chain-like isoform X1 has translation MEVKSIGIAMRQTDTREMQSITSDLRLILQAKDFSDLPGLQLDLLSAITQVSSPGSIAESQGPKKDVVFLIDGSDSVGREFPIIQEFIRRVVENLNVGENKIRIGVVQYGDSPSADIYLNSHTTKEGVMNAVRSLRQRGGRQRNLGQAVEFVSRDVLTAARGGRKQEGVHQFVIVVSGGSSTDDVRRAATSLKQSGVLPLSIGTRDASQQELQMISYVPNFAYTVDDFPGLYTVQENLISTLTELSDEEIARLRPVFPSFDVTTTVVTTGGDKRDVVFLIDGTTAVRNEFPAIRDMINRVVGKLDVGLDRVRVSVVQYSDDAKVEFLLNEFSTKEEVRQAVSRLRSRGGNLLNTGRALDWVSKNIYQRSAGSRIEDAVPQFLILVTGGKSSDDVSGPANQLKTNLVAPLAIGARNADPNELRQIALKPELTYTISNFGQLPSVEQQLIASVNTMTTADISTSVVDSVQNLNMGRKDIIFLVDGSDTTGSSGIAHIRDFILNIVQQLNVQPDHVRVSVVQYSDKVKTEFSLNSHNNKPDVLSAIKRLRQMGGRSSNLAEAIEHVIRNELKASAGVRLAEASQHLVVLTGGRSTSDLSVYGPLLKGSRVNCIGIGAGAADARQLKQIATTSEDVLQVPTFPGLPVIREKFIARLNGTIPEEPPTDWEDPNLPKAKAADIVFLVDGSINLGKDNFKEVMEFILNLIDLFFTERDKLQIGLAHYSTDMTDVFFLNTYKNKDDIINAITGTEYKGGRKINTGAAIRHVQQNHFIKEKGSRKDEGIPQILMIVTGGRSSDDGKSAALALKATGVRIYAVGVGNIEDELIDLGSEATTVARASTFLELSELNEQILETLDDEVKGVKLCTGVPDSVKSCNVEVLVGFDVSAQNIFAAQTNLQTKMGAILQRISKMASISCSSGQIPSVQVGMLAMDSASEPVMLEFTNNADELFEAFKGLRNSGPYLLNGKTITAYNTRFKSRPGDTTKVVIHLTDGLDGQYSEMKRRVEELRLSGVSSFILVGLERVPRFEEAVLLEFGRGFRYTRPLRVNIMDLDYELMEELDNIAERECCAVPCKCTGTRGDRGGVGLPGPKGGPGGVGYPGHPGDEGGPGDRGPPGVNGTQGFQGCPGQRGVKGSRGYSGEKGDFGEIGLDGINGEEGTSGIVGPPGDRGNPGRRGPKGLKGKAGDIGGTGIRGDPGATGLDNNRPGPKGDLGDAGPVGEPGQDGTRGGAGEPGRRGADGRRGAPGPAGPLGKPGADGLQGEPGIGGSRGPAGPTSTPGTRGEDGNPGPRGPGGTQGPGGDKGRRGTVGRKGEPGDPGPKGIVGPLGPRGEPGEDGRDGFGIPGPKGRRGDEGFPGFPGPKGAAGDAGTPGGPGRHGNRGQTGVSGDIGSPGQKGDVGYPGSYGQKGPRGPGVVQCDLVKKIRDNCPCCYGKQECPLYPTELAFALDASDGVPAPAFRNMRDAVLRLVGNITIAESNCPRGARVALTLYNNEVTTEIRFSDALKRRALVQRIEGLQALQTRKQRSLETAMNFLAQNTFKRVRSGFLMRKVAIFFVNGAVKEYPAISAAALRLYDSGIASVFLLNREDRALSRALQINNTALAQVVVLPSPGSAQYNSVIQKVMNCHVCFDFCSPDTICDYIPPTSPRDRRSFTSDVDIDMAFVMDSSETTYPATFDEMKHYMAHMVDQLEISSSPASSIHHARVAVVQQAPYEFLRNSSGLPIHINLRLTDQHSARDIRTFLLEKTPQLEGGLALAAAIESTVEQVFEKTPHPRDLKVLILMVTGPVAEDEERLVRVATEIKCKGYFLVVLGVGEKLRAADTRVLSRMVSEPSDVFFKRLDGTSQFYDKYIQNFGRLLPKYLSIENAFYMSPEVSKHCQWSQSDQPFKNPFKASQEKHHKHHENQQEVHPRKHKESVELHVANVTSSSLSLRWAEADPKLMAYFEVAVTRLHDHALVLRKNVTGTELLVDGLDAGQTYHAVVTAHTADGNIASSYKGIITTKADEHKVSHHVSLPALTPPLDKPETANELPGPCSLDYDPGLPCKDYQAKWFFDRKNGICTQFWYGGCGGNGNRFETEAQCLQLCVRSAPEPQQNMEQVKTEILPAPAALTGSDICQLAKEEGTCAKFVLKWHYDALSKSCSRFWYGGCGGNQNRFNTHEECEKACGKAAASRGIIAAIRT, from the exons ATGGAAGTGAAGAGCATAGGCATTGCCATGAGACAGACTGATACCAGAGAAATGCAGTCAATCACATCTGATCTACGGCTCATCCTTCAGGCAAAAGACTTTTCAGATTTGCCAGGCCTGCAGTTGGATCTTTTATCTGCCATTACTCAAGTCTCCAGTCCCGGTTCGATAG CTGAGTCTCAGGGTCCCAAGAAGGATGTGGTCTTCCTCATTGATGGCTCAGACAGCGTAGGAAGAGAATTCCCCATCATCCAGGAGTTCATCCGCAGAGTTGTTGAAAACCTTAATGTGGGTGAGAACAAGATTCGAATTGGTGTGGTGCAGTATGGTGACTCCCCTTCAGCAGATATCTACCTGAACTCCCATACGACCAAAGAGGGCGTCATGAATGCTGTGAGGTCGCTGAGACAGCGTGGTGGAAGGCAGCGTAACTTGGGCCAGGCTGTGGAGTTTGTCAGTCGGGACGTGCTCACAGCTGCACGTGGAGGCAGAAAGCAGGAGGGTGTCCATCAGTTTGTGATTGTCGTTTCTGGAGGAAGTTCCACTGATGACGTCAGACGGGCAGCAACCTCGCTTAAGCAGTCCGGGGTTCTGCCCTTAAGCATTGGGACCAGAGATGCTAGCCAACAGGAGCTCCAGATGATCTCCTACGTTCCTAACTTTGCTTACACCGTGGACGACTTCCCTGGTCTATACACTGTCCAGGAAAACTTGATCTCCACGCTGACAGAGTTGTCAGATGAAGAAATTGCCAGGCTGCGTCCGGTATTCCCAAGTTTTGATG TGACAACCACAGTAGTAACCACTGGCGGAGACAAGAGGGATGTGGTATTCCTCATTGACGGAACAACAGCAGTACGCAACGAGTTCCCTGCTATCAGGGATATGATCAACAGGGTAGTGGGAAAGCTGGATGTGGGTCTGGATCGCGTCAGGGTGTCAGTGGTGCAGTACAGTGATGACGCCAAAGTGGAGTTCCTTTTGAACGAATTCTCAACAAAAGAGGAAGTCCGCCAGGCTGTGAGCAGGCTGCGGAGCAGAGGTGGGAACCTGCTCAACACAGGGCGTGCTCTTGACTGGGTCTCCAAGAACATATACCAGAGATCAGCAGGTAGTCGGATTGAGGATGCTGTGCCACAGTTCCTGATCCTAGTCACTGGAGGCAAGTCTTCAGATGATGTTTCTGGTCCGGCTAATCAGCTGAAGACCAACCTTGTTGCTCCTCTTGCCATTGGGGCAAGGAATGCCGATCCCAATGAACTGAGGCAGATCGCACTGAAGCCAGAGCTTACCTACACTATCAGCAACTTCGGGCAACTTCCAAGTGTTGAGCAGCAACTCATTGCTTCAGTCAACACCATGACCACCGCTGACATCTCTACTAGTGTTGTTGACTCAGTCC AAAACCTTAACATGGGGAGAAAGGACATAATTTTCCTCGTTGATGGATCAGACACCACAGGCTCTTCCGGCATCGCCCACATCCGTGACTTCATCCTGAACATAGTTCAGCAGCTCAATGTTCAGCCAGACCACGTGCGGGTATCTGTTGTCCAATACTCAGACAAGGTTAAGACTGAGTTTTCCCTCAACTCCCACAACAACAAGCCAGATGTTCTGTCAGCTATCAAGAGACTTCGTCAGATGGGCGGCCGGTCCTCAAACTTGGCAGAAGCCATTGAGCATGTGATCCGGAATGAGTTGAAAGCCTCAGCAGGTGTCCGTCTGGCCGAAGCCTCCCAGCATCTTGTGGTTCTCACTGGCGGACGCTCCACATCCGACCTGTCAGTTTATGGGCCTCTGCTGAAGGGGTCTCGAGTCAACTGCATTGGTATCGGCGCTGGGGCCGCTGACGCCAGGCAGCTGAAACAAATCGCCACCACCTCAGAAGATGTTCTCCAGGTGCCAACGTTCCCGGGGTTGCCTGTCATCAGAGAGAAGTTCATTGCCCGTCTTAATGGGACTATCCCAGAGGAGCCCCCCACAGATTGGGAGGACCCCA ATCTCCCCAAAGCCAAGGCGGCTGATATTGTGTTTTTGGTCGATGGCTCCATCAATCTGGGCAAGGATAACTTCAAGGAGGTTATGGAGTTCATTCTGAATCTCATCGACCTCTTCTTCACCGAGAGGGACAAACTTCAGATTGGCCTGGCGCACTACTCCACGGACATGACCGACGTCTTCTTCCTCAACACTTACAAGAACAAGGACGACATCATCAATGCCATCACCGGGACCGAGTACAAGGGTGGGCGGAAGATCAACACAGGTGCAGCCATTCGCCACGTGCAGCAGAACCACTTCATCAAGGAGAAAGGAAGCAGGAAAGACGAAGGCATCCCTCAGATCCTGATGATCGTCACTGGAGGACGTTCGTCTGACGACGGCAAGTCGGCAGCTCTCGCTCTGAAAGCTACCGGTGTGCGAATCTACGCAGTTGGAGTGGGGAACATCGAGGATGAGTTGATCGACCTGGGCAGCGAGGCCACCACAGTGGCGAGGGCAAGCACCTTCCTGGAGCTATCGGAGCTCAACGAGCAGATCCTGGAAACGCTGGATGATGAGGTGAAAGGTGTGAAACTCTGCACAGGTGTGCCGGACTCAGTCAAAA gCTGCAATGTGGAGGTGTTGGTGGGCTTTGACGTGTCTGCCCAGAACATTTTTGCCGCCCAGACCAACCTCCAGACCAAGATGGGAGCCATCCTCCAGAGAATCTCCAAGATGGCGTCTATCAGCTGCTCCTCGGGCCAGATCCCCTCTGTCCAGGTGGGGATGCTGGCCATGGACTCTGCCTCCGAGCCAGTCATGCTGGAATTCACCAATAACGCAGATGAGCTGTTCGAAGCATTCAAGGGCTTGAGAAACTCCGGCCCTTACCTTCTCAATGGCAAGACTATCACTGCTTACAACACAAGGTTCAAAAGCAGACCGGGTGACACCACTAAG GTTGTGATTCATCTGACTGATGGATTGGATGGCCAATACTCTGAGATGAAGAGACGAGTTGAGGAGCTTCGGCTTTCCG GTGTGAGCAGCTTCATCCTGGTGGGTCTTGAGCGCGTGCCCAGGTTTGAAGAGGCAGTGTTGCTGGAGTTCGGCCGTGGTTTCCGGTATACTCGCCCCCTGCGTGTCAACATCATGGACCTTGACTATGAGCTGATGGAGGAACTG GACAATATTGCTGAGAGGGAGTGCTGTGCAGTGCCATGCAAGTGCACAGGCACCAGAGGAGATAGAGGTGGAGTTGGCTTACCAGGACCTAAG GGCGGTCCAGGTGGAGTGGGATACCCAGGGCATCCTGGAGATGAGGGTGGACCT ggagacagaggtccTCCTGGTGTGAATGGAACTCAGGGTTTCCAGGGCTGTCCAGGTCAGAGAGGCGTCAAG GGTTCTCGTGGATACTCTGGCGAAAAG GGAGATTTTGGAGAGATTGGCCTGGATGGTATTAATGGAGAAGAG GGTACAAGTGGAATTGTTGGGCCCCCTGGAGATAGAGGGAACCCAGGGAGAAGG GGACCCAAAGGCCTTAAAGGAAAGGCGGGAGATATAGGGGGTACTGGAATCAGGGGAGATCCT GGTGCAACGGGGCTTGATAACAACCGTCCGGGACCTAAAGGGGACCTAGGCGATGCTGGTCCAGTG GGAGAGCCAGGACAGGATGGCACCAGGGGAGGCGCAGGCGAACCAGGAAGGAGG GGTGCTGATGGTAGGAGAGGCGCTCCTGGACCAGCT GGACCTTTGGGCAAGCCTGGAGCTGACGGGCTCCAAGGAGAGCCAGGGATCGGAGGATCCAGG GGACCAGCAGGACCCACGAGTACACCAGGAACCCGAGGCGAGGATGGGAACCCAGGACCCAGG GGCCCAGGAGGAACCCAAGGACCCGGAGGAGACAAGGGACGACGGGGCACTGTTGGTCGCAAG GGAGAGCCGGGAGACCCCGGACCCAAAGGCATTGTGGGACCTCTGGGGCCTCGTGGGGAACCT GGTGAGGATGGTCGGGATGGCTTTGGGATCCCGGGACCCAAGGGCAGGAGG GGCGACGAGGGCTTCCCAGGGTTCCCAGGACCAAAG GGTGCGGCAGGAGACGCAGGGACCCCTGGAGGACCTGGACGCCATGGCAACCGCGGCCAGACG GGTGTTTCAGGAGATATTGGTTCACCGGGTCAGAAGGGAGATGTCGGATACCCTGGTTCCTAC GGTCAGAAGGGGCCGAGAGGACCTGGTGTTGTG CAATGCGACCTGGTCAAGAAAATCAGAGATAACTGCC CCTGCTGCTACG GCAAGCAAGAGTGTCCTCTCTATCCCACCGAGCTGGCCTTCGCCCTGGACGCCTCAGATGGCGTGCCGGCCCCGGCCTTCAGAAACATGCGTGACGCCGTCCTCCGGCTGGTTGGCAACATCACCATCGCCGAGAGCAACTGTCCCCGCGGCGCACGTGTAGCCCTGACCCTCTACAACAATGAGGTGACCACCGAGATCAGGTTTTCCGACGCTCTGAAGCGCCGCGCTCTCGTTCAGCGCATCGAAGGACTGCAGGCCCTGCAGACACGCAAGCAGCGCAGCCTGGAGACGGCTATGAACTTCCTGGCCCAGAACACCTTCAAGAGGGTGCGGAGCGGCTTCCTGATGAGGAAGGTGGCCATCTTCTTCGTAAACGGGGCGGTGAAAGAATATCCGGCCATCAGCGCCGCGGCACTCAGGCTCTACGACTCCGGAATCGCCTCCGTGTTCCTGCTCAACCGTGAGGATCGCGCGCTCTCCAGAGCTCTGCAG ATCAACAACACAGCCCTGGCTCAGGTGGTCGTTCTGCCCAGTCCTGGAAGTGCACAGTACAACTCTGTCATCCAGAAGGTTATGAACTGCCACGTGTGCTTTG ACTTCTGCTCCCCGGATACCATATGCGATTACATCCCTCCAACGTCCCCCAGAGACCGGCGCTCCTTCACCTCAGATGTGGACATTGACATGGCCTTCGTCATGGACAGCTCCGAGACCACCTACCCCGCCACTTTCGACGAGATGAAGCACTACATGGCACACATGGTGGACCAGTTAGAGAtctcctccagcccagcctcGTCCATCCACCACGCCAGGGTGGCTGTGGTGCAGCAGGCCCCGTACGAGTTCCTCCGCAACAGCAGCGGCCTTCCCATCCACATCAACCTGCGGCTGACGGACCAGCACTCGGCCCGAGACATCCGGACCTTCCTGCTGGAGAAGACCCCTCAGCTGGAAGGAGGCCTGGCCCTGGCGGCGGCCATCGAGAGCACGGTGGAGCAGGTGTTCGAGAAGACTCCTCACCCGCGAGACCTGAAGGTGCTGATCCTGATGGTGACCGGCCCGGTGGCCGAGGACGAGGAGAGGCTGGTGCGGGTCGCCACGGAGATTAAGTGTAAGGGGTACTTCCTGGTGGTCCTGGGCGTGGGTGAGAAGCTTCGGGCCGCGGACACGCGAGTCCTGTCCCGCATGGTCAGCGAGCCGTCCGACGTGTTCTTCAAGAGGCTGGATGGCACCTCGCAGTTCTACGACAAATACATCCAGAACTTTGGTCGCCTGCTGCCCAAGTATCTCAGCA TTGAGAATGCTTTCTACATGTCCCCTGAAGTCTCCAAGCACTGCCAATGGTCCCAGAGTGACCAGCCTTTCAAAAACCCTTTCAAAGCTTCTCAGGA GAAACATCACAAACACCATGAAAATCAGCAGGAGGTCCATCCAAGGAAACACAAAG AATCGGTCGAGCTCCACGTGGCCAACGTGACCTCCAGCAGCCTGAGTCTGCGCTGGGCCGAGGCCGACCCCAAGCTCATGGCCTACTTTGAGGTGGCGGTGACACGCCTCCACGACCACGCCCTGGTGCTGAGGAAGAACGTCACAGGCACCGAGCTGCTGGTGGATGGCCTGGACGCCGGACAGACCTACCATGCTGTGGTCACCGCCCACACCGCCGACGGCAACATTGCCTCCAGCTACAAGGGCATCATCACCACAA AAGCAGACGAGCACAAAGTCTCCCACCACGTCTCTCTTCCTGCGTTGACACCCCCCCTAGACAAACCAGAGACGG CTAACGAACTCCCAGGCCCATGTTCACTTGACTATGACCCTGGACTGCCGTGCAAAGACTATCAGGCTAAGTGGTTCTTTGACAGAAAGAACGGGATCTGTACTCAGTTCTGGTACGGGGGTTGTGGAGGAAATGGAAATAGGTTCGAGACCGAGGCCCAGTGCCTGCAGCTCTGCGTGAGGTCAG CACCAGAACCTCAGCAGAACATGGAGCAAGTAAAGACTGAGATCCTTCCAGCTCCCG CGGCcctaacaggaagtgacatctgcCAGTTGGCCAAGGAGGAGGGCACCTGCGCCAAGTTCGTCCTCAAGTGGCACTACGACGCCCTGAGCAAGAGCTGCTCTCGCTTCTGGTACGGAGGCTGCGGAGGGAACCAGAACCGCTTCAACACACACGAAGAGTGTGAGAAGGCCTGTGGAAAAGCAG